A stretch of Dyella sp. BiH032 DNA encodes these proteins:
- a CDS encoding TIGR00341 family protein, which produces MLDAIRRWLKRTVATVDRGAIATDIDDNGELEGSYLFMCAMAAGIATIGLLCNSVSVIIGAMLVSPLMGPIVRLGLGIATLDIRRVFRALGTLLAGMGLALLVSILIVRLSPLRVPTPEILARTTPNLFDMIAATLSGLAGGYAMIRQRGGTIVGVAIATALMPPMAVVGFGLAVAQWSISQGALLLFATNFATIALSATLMCTWYGFSGRDTRAAVAWQMVVGFAVLLPLGWPLAHALGDIARQTSLLGTVRSTLTSTLGGQSVRVLDLQLDNRQRTIEVTFAAQHYDRDDDRRLHQALDDALPKGLELRLSPVITADPAATELPRSALGGNLNAVAAAPGPGDGAAAVVANFPLPLLGSHIDAATRRLTLTVAPGAEASLASLRQMEDMLSTRLGGWQVSIVPPPHPLPPVLFPRGSAELGESQRATLAVIDWATQRWNTRRLLLEGRASSDGGGTPALAGQRADAVRGWLEGHGLQATVGNSYPLPAQAQAEAEQGADPFRSVFVQVIGE; this is translated from the coding sequence ATGCTCGATGCCATCCGCCGCTGGTTAAAACGCACGGTCGCCACAGTCGATCGCGGCGCCATCGCCACCGACATCGATGACAACGGCGAGCTGGAGGGAAGCTACCTTTTCATGTGCGCGATGGCCGCTGGCATCGCCACCATCGGCCTGCTGTGCAACTCGGTATCGGTGATCATCGGCGCCATGCTGGTGTCGCCGCTGATGGGTCCGATCGTACGGCTGGGCCTGGGCATCGCCACGCTGGATATCCGGCGGGTGTTCCGCGCACTGGGCACGCTGCTGGCCGGCATGGGGTTGGCGCTGCTGGTGTCCATCCTGATCGTGCGCCTGTCGCCCCTGCGGGTGCCGACGCCCGAGATCCTTGCGCGGACCACGCCCAACCTCTTCGACATGATCGCCGCCACCCTCTCCGGCCTGGCCGGCGGCTACGCGATGATCCGCCAGCGCGGCGGCACTATCGTGGGCGTGGCGATCGCCACCGCGCTGATGCCGCCGATGGCGGTGGTCGGCTTCGGCCTGGCGGTGGCTCAATGGAGCATCTCGCAGGGCGCGCTGCTGCTGTTCGCCACCAACTTCGCCACGATCGCGCTCAGCGCCACGCTGATGTGCACCTGGTACGGCTTCAGCGGACGCGATACCCGCGCCGCGGTGGCTTGGCAGATGGTCGTCGGCTTCGCCGTACTGCTGCCGCTGGGCTGGCCGCTGGCGCACGCCCTGGGCGACATCGCGCGCCAGACCAGCCTGCTCGGCACCGTGCGCAGCACGCTCACCAGCACGCTCGGTGGACAGAGCGTGCGCGTCCTCGACCTGCAACTGGACAACCGGCAGCGTACGATCGAGGTCACGTTCGCCGCGCAACACTACGACAGGGACGATGACAGACGGCTGCACCAGGCGTTGGATGACGCGCTTCCCAAGGGCCTGGAATTGCGGCTGTCGCCAGTGATTACGGCGGACCCGGCGGCAACCGAGCTTCCGCGTTCGGCGCTGGGCGGCAATCTCAATGCGGTAGCTGCCGCACCCGGCCCCGGTGACGGCGCCGCCGCCGTGGTGGCGAACTTCCCCTTGCCGTTGCTGGGCTCGCACATCGATGCCGCCACGCGTCGGCTTACCCTTACCGTCGCGCCCGGCGCGGAGGCCTCGCTGGCTTCGCTCAGGCAGATGGAAGACATGCTGAGCACGCGCCTTGGCGGTTGGCAGGTAAGCATCGTGCCGCCACCGCACCCCCTGCCGCCGGTGCTCTTTCCGCGCGGCTCTGCCGAGCTGGGTGAATCGCAGCGCGCAACGCTGGCTGTGATCGATTGGGCCACGCAGCGCTGGAACACGCGCCGGCTGCTGCTGGAAGGCCGCGCCAGTTCCGACGGCGGCGGCACGCCCGCGCTGGCGGGGCAACGGGCCGATGCCGTTCGCGGCTGGCTGGAAGGCCACGGCCTGCAAGCCACCGTCGGCAACAGCTACCCCCTGCCAGCCCAGGCCCAGGCCGAGGCCGAACAAGGCGCGGATCCTTTCCGCAGCGTGTTCGTGCAGGTGATCGGCGAGTGA